The region TTATGCAACAAACAACACCAAAAGGTTAATAGTACCAAAACCTGCAAACACCATGGATATCTCGGTCCTTTACATGCAATCCTGTTTGCTCGAAGATCCAGGCAAGTTTTGCTGCCAATCTAGCTTCTTCCTGTAAAGAAACATATCAGAAGTCATGAATCTATCATGCAAAAGACCATAATGCACATTCTTCCCATATAAGACAAATGCAGGTGACTGAAAATTCAATTACactttggtttttctttttgtcaagTCAACACACAACAAGAACAAAATGGATACTTTATGAACATGTGACCAACCAAATTAGatcttcaaaaaaataaaaaggagtaAGTCAAAAAACAATGCATTGATTATATAGTAGAACTCTGTGTAATTTTGATGTCATTGTAAACCCTGCCTTTTGTCATTGTGAGGTTAATAGCAAAGAAAACCTTCAACACTTACCATATCTAGATCATTTTGTATAGTCTACAGAGAGCAGAAGTGGATAAAGGTTTCTGCAACACACTTCAGATATAGACAAAAAGAAAATACCACCAAAGAAAGGAATAAAACCATACCTGATCTGGGTCTAGCTGGAGAAATGCGCTTAGAGAATGACCAATATTCTCAAATATCTTAAACAACAGTAAGATCATCTTCATACGAGCCTTCATATCCTTCCATTCTTGCAGGAGCTCATTGTCAACATCAGAGTACAATGATCTCTTTTGAAGAATATCTATTCTTGAAATCTTGCATGCAACAAATTTTGTGATGTCAGACTGTTCTCCAGCTAAAGGAAGGCCATGCATTTCCTTAGTGACATTTAGAGGCATAAGCTTTTGATGAGCTACTAACAAAAGGGCAGCTACATCAACAAGTTTGCCTGGCTTAGTATATTTGAAAAATTGCTCCCTAATCTCATTTGTATGCTGTGCAAGCAATCTCAAGACTTCCATACTTCTACGCTGCCAGAAGAAGTTTTCTTCGATGAATAAGGCAAAACCAagggttgggggggggggggggggaatttaTAACTACCCATAAGGCAAATCCAGAAAAGTTAAAAAATGCCCCAAGAAGCACCGGATGATAATTCAGAAAGAACCTTTTCGCCTCTCAAAAGACCGAAGAAGAGACTGAAAATTGATTCTTGTCTAGTCCAACCATTCAATTGTATTCCACTCCTGTGCAAATAGACAAGCAACAAGGTAATTGCGAAAAGATTAGTTTGACAGACCTCAAAGGCAATAATAGGtaaggatggcaatgggggcgggtgcctGCGGGGGGACTAGGGGGGGTTGGGGCGAGGGCGGGGGAATTTCTCccccccccgccccgccacccgctttaaaaaaataaatgtataaaatatatatgtatatgattatatatataatatataatttaattagttacaaacttatgataatgatattattagtcatatgtattatataatatatattagtatatgtaatataattgatattatcaattatgctaataattatatatgtgtactaatacaaattattaattggttatactaaatttactaatacatttatactaaatccctaattacacttaatacaataacatttttttctcaaaaaaaagcacaagcacaacAATGAATTAGTGATTATATTTGTGCCAAAaatgaaaacttgactattttagttatatttatttcatcatgttggattgtattcaaataacttttgtttgattgtttttataagtttcaattgtgaaatttcaatgaataataatttggtaatatgttgatattttagtacttgattatttgctaaaattcaactataataaaattatataacaaatttttattaagccCACAGGGACACCCGTGGAGGGAAGCGGGGCGGGGACGGGGACGGGGGATGGGGCTGGGGCTGGGGCGGGGGGAATTTGTAGGCAGCTCAAATCAGCCCAAATCCCCGCCCGTTGCCATCCTTAGACAACACAAGGCATTCACCATAATGAATTTGGTGAGCAAGTTCTATTGCAGCAACAATAGCATGGAGAACATAGGGGCAAACATTGCAGTAACTAGAACAAGGTGATCCAGTCCATATTACGAATTGTAAAAAAGAATGGTAACTGAACAGTAACTGTTCTCAGCTAATTAGTGCAACTACTGATTAAGGCAAGAAAGAAAATTTAACATTGCAAGAAAAGATCGAGTTGACATATACCTTACAGATAAAAGGGCAACATCTATTGGCAGCATATCCTTCATATGATAAAAATCACTTTCACACATATAATTTGCTCCCTCTGCATCCCCATTAGCCAGCAACCACTTAGTTATTCCAACAGATGAAAAATAAGCTGCCAAATGCAAAAGAGGAGGTCTGCTACAACCCGAAAACGACTCATGGTTACGTAAACAAAATTTGGTTCCAGTTTCTCCATTGATCACAGCAGCAAAACATTTCGAAGAATCGAATGCAAACATCTGTTCCAAAATCCAACCCGGCACGTCTTTTGTGCTTTCATAATTCTCGTTTATCAGAGGGACAAATTCATCCTTGTCATCATGCAAGAGTGCACGCTCAATCATTTCATCCAGAGTCAAAGATCTGCAAACATGCTGAACCTCGCCATGCTCCTCCCCATGCTTCCCATATTCAAATGTCGAAATCTTCTCCTCTATCCGGTAATAGTTATAGAACAAAGTCAAAGATTTCCCCTTCTCCAACTCATTATTATTAAGCCAAATAGGCTGCTTTTTAGGCAGacgagggaaaaagaaaaagcaaaaggcAGCAAAGATGTTAGTATACAATTTCTTttacaaaaaaagaaataaaaaaaaatctctatgCTAGCACTAATCCTGATCTCCAGCGTCCAAAAATTTCTAACTCTTCGTCTCGTTATTGCAGCCCGGGGAAAAgcagaaagagaaaaattttacCACCAGAAAACGACGTTCCCTACAACGACAGACATCCCCTTTAATTTCTTCTCTCACTggattctttttcttcttttttgactTGGTAACTCTTCAACAAAAGGTTTCATTAGCTCAGAAGCTCTAGAGTTAGCAAAAAGATCCCATTTTTTTTAGGTTTGAAGTAGGCAAATGACAACAACCGATTTGTCTGGAAGTGCTATGTCCGCTCTAGATCTCACTCAAATCGAACAAATCTTTAACATAGAAGAGAAGCTGAAATCTTATAATGCGATTCACCATATTTTACTCCATTACAACCTAAATATTTAAGAACAAGTTAACAATACAAACAGACTTATTAGGATACAAATAGCCGAACTTTTGCTCTGAAACGAAATGCTTGTTACATCAAGTACTAGGTTGTAGTGTTCTTTTCTCTACTCCAAACTTtataaatttcttttcatttatctGTAAACTCAGTAAACGAATCCGACAAACAGATCGATTAAAAGAAGACTCTAAAAACAgaatgtaaaatacataaaagaACAGGTTGTTACCGCTTCCATCCTCACACTGGCAAGTCCTCTCCGGCCTCCACACCCGGTGCCGCCgtagtataaaaaaaaaagataaacacTAAGGATAATAAAGGGTAAGAAGGAAGCCCAGCGTAAGAAAACACAACAGCAACAAAAGAGGCCGTGGAAGCTATCAAAAAACTTTTCAGGCATGATCACATTCAGACCCCGTATATTTTGACCAATTAAACATTTCGCCCCAAAGGTTTGAAATACTACTGATAAGTATAAACAGATGCAATATTAttcaaaattataatttataagggaaaatcgccaatttagtccctaaataTTTTCACTAACGCCAATTTGGTCCTTTAAAGTTTTTTACTATGAAATTAGTCCTCAAAGTAAAATATATACGTCAATTAAGGACCTGCGTCGTAGCGCCGCCGCAAACTTGTCTCTTATTGAAGTAGACGGCGGTCCATTCAAGGGCTTTTTGGGCATTTCATGCACTCTCTCAAAAGTTTTCCTAATTTCGGCATATGTTGGACGCAAACCAATTTTCTATCTCGAATTGAGCTCATGATCTCCTTCTGTCCTTTGACAGCATTTTCATAGCTCTGCAGAAGAGAATCAATCTACTTCCCCATTGATCCCAGAGGGA is a window of Coffea eugenioides isolate CCC68of unplaced genomic scaffold, Ceug_1.0 ScVebR1_1071;HRSCAF=1861, whole genome shotgun sequence DNA encoding:
- the LOC113754813 gene encoding uncharacterized protein LOC113754813 isoform X2; translation: MEAPIWLNNNELEKGKSLTLFYNYYRIEEKISTFEYGKHGEEHGEVQHVCRSLTLDEMIERALLHDDKDEFVPLINENYESTKDVPGWILEQMFAFDSSKCFAAVINGETGTKFCLRNHESFSGCSRPPLLHLAAYFSSVGITKWLLANGDAEGANYMCESDFYHMKDMLPIDVALLSVRSGIQLNGWTRQESIFSLFFGLLRGEKRRSMEVLRLLAQHTNEIREQFFKYTKPGKLVDVAALLLVAHQKLMPLNVTKEMHGLPLAGEQSDITKFVACKISRIDILQKRSLYSDVDNELLQEWKDMKARMKMILLLFKIFENIGHSLSAFLQLDPDQEEARLAAKLAWIFEQTGLHVKDRDIHGVCRFWYY
- the LOC113754813 gene encoding uncharacterized protein LOC113754813 isoform X1, whose product is MEAQPIWLNNNELEKGKSLTLFYNYYRIEEKISTFEYGKHGEEHGEVQHVCRSLTLDEMIERALLHDDKDEFVPLINENYESTKDVPGWILEQMFAFDSSKCFAAVINGETGTKFCLRNHESFSGCSRPPLLHLAAYFSSVGITKWLLANGDAEGANYMCESDFYHMKDMLPIDVALLSVRSGIQLNGWTRQESIFSLFFGLLRGEKRRSMEVLRLLAQHTNEIREQFFKYTKPGKLVDVAALLLVAHQKLMPLNVTKEMHGLPLAGEQSDITKFVACKISRIDILQKRSLYSDVDNELLQEWKDMKARMKMILLLFKIFENIGHSLSAFLQLDPDQEEARLAAKLAWIFEQTGLHVKDRDIHGVCRFWYY